In Fusarium falciforme chromosome 10, complete sequence, a single genomic region encodes these proteins:
- a CDS encoding Vacuolar protein-sorting protein BRO1, whose product MSQSPMISVPLKATNEIDWVAPLKGYIRDTYGDDPERYAEECATLNRLRQDVRGAGNDSTSGRDMLYRYYGQLELLDLRFPVDEQHIKISFTWFDAFTHKSTAQYSLAFEKASIIFNISAILSCHAAMQDRAEESGLKMAYRNFQASAGMFTYINENFLHAPSSDLSRETVKTLIHIMLAQAQEIFLEKQIADKKKIGLLAKLSAQAGYLYGQALEGVQENVNKAIFEKVWLLVVQVKTNLLNSMAQYYQAMTDDEAGQHGVAVGRLQVAEAQAKEAERVARNFPSSTPLSSNLSAECGGVLQEVTKRHHSTVQNQLQSLLRDNDYIYHQEVPAEASLEAVAKLPAAKPIPVSELYAGQDIQHITGPDLFSKIVPFAVTESASLYDEEKAKLVRAETERVDTANGEMAASLDYLRLPGALQVLKGGFDQDILPDEDFRQWCEDVSDHENPVAIFGSLKTEKESIISILEKSTKQLDMEEGVCEKMRSKYETEWTQQPSSRLTTTLRSDIRNYREALDEAMRSDNQLAGKLRQNEMDFDEMRRAAQTGEVDRLFQQAVAEARARSSNATSPAGGEPNLLDDDFDEGPSVMDQINKVEDILKKLNLIKRERNQVLKDLKDKAHNDDISQILILNKKSIANYETQLFEQELEKFRPHQNRLIQANHKQSALMKELTSTFNKLLQDKRVQSEQNKYETIQRQRSSVINRYKRAYQEFLDLVAGLQSAKNWYSEMRETVESLEKNVETFVNNRRSEGAQLLNQIEQDRSTSKNSHAEMERERLRELMDRMSMDPSKSASPQPQATNRPTPAPVFQQGQGPRYTQSSFTGQYQVPSSPPPNQQTMPGQQGYQNFSGAPTSQSFGPAPINTFVQPTYNPSQYATSPPPNQTSFSMGGYRGAASPPPNQTTFGHQAHQSFGGYGASAAPQQTQGGYVPPGFVPPPPPPGPPPLGPQQTFHYGSQEFPNSAHPASAQPQSAAQQQPHDPWAGLNAWK is encoded by the exons ATGTCGCAGTCTCCAATGATCTCGGTGCCTCTCAAGGCCACCAACGAGATCGACTGGGTTGCGCCCCTCAAAGGCTATATCCGCGACACATATGGCGACGACCCCGAGCGCTACGCGGAGGAATGTGCCACACTTAATCGGTTGAGACAAGACGTTCGAGGCGCTGGCAATGACAGCACGTCTGGGAGGGATATGCTGTACCGTTACTACGGCCAGCTTGAACTTCTGGACCTGCGATTTCCCGTCGACGAACAACATATCAAGATCTCTTTTACATG GTTTGACGCCTTTACCCACAAGTCCACAGCGCAATACTCTCTTGCTTTTGAGAAAGCATCCATCATTTTCAACATCTCGGCTATTCTCTCCTGCCATGCCGCCATGCAAGACCGAGCCGAGGAGTCCGGCCTCAAAATGGCCTACCGTAACTTTCAGGCCTCCGCCGGCATGTTCACTTACATCAATGAGAACTTCCTGCACGCGCCTTCGTCCGACCTTAGCAGAGAAACTGTCAAGACCCTTATTCACATTATGCTTGCCCAAGCACAGGAGATTTTTCTCGAGAAGCAGATCGCAGACAAGAAAAAGATTGGCTTGCTCGCCAAACTTTCTGCCCAGGCTGGATATTTGTATGGCCAGGCTCTCGAGGGAGTGCAAGAAAATGTGAACAAGGCTATTTTCGAAAAAGTGTGGTTGTTGGTGGTTCAG GTCAAAACTAACCTCTTGAACTCCATGGCGCAATACTATCAAGCCATGACAGACGACGAGGCCGGCCAGCATGGTGTTGCTGTCGGACGATTGCAGGTTGCCGAGGCTCAAGCAAAAGAGGCTGAAAGAGTTGCAAGGAACTTCCCCAGTTCTACGCCCTTGAGTTCTAACCTTAGTGCTGAGTGCGGCGGTGTGCTTCAAGAAGTAACCAAGCGACACCACTCAACCGTACAGAACCAGTTGCAGAGCCTTTTGAGAGACAACGACTATATCTATCACCAAGAAGTACCCGCCGAAGCGAGCCTCGAAGCCGTTGCCAAGCTGCCAGCCGCCAAGCCCATCCCCGTTAGCGAATTGTATGCTGGCCAAGACATACAGCACATCACCGGTCCCGATCTCTTCTCAAAGATCGTCCCATTTGCCGTGACGGAATCTGCGAGTCTGtatgatgaggagaaggcgaAGTTGGTGAGAGCCGAGACGGAGCGAGTGGATACAGCCAACGGCGAGATGGCTGCCAGTCTGGATTATCTAAGGCTCCCTGGCGCATTGCAGGTGCTGAAGGGCGGCTTCGATCAAGACATTTTGCCTGATGAAGATTTCCGGCAATGGTGCGAAGATGTTTCAGACCATGAGAACCCGGTGGCCATTTTTGGGTCCCTCAAGACGGAGAAGGAGTCCATCATCTCGATCCTGGAAAAGAGTACTAAGCAGCTGGATATGGAGGAGGGTGTGTGCGAGAAGATGCGTTCCAAATATGAGACCGAGTGGACACAGCAGCCTAGTTcgaggttgacgacgacaCTCCGAAGCGACATCCGCAACTATCGCGAAGCCCTCGACGAAGCCATGAGAAGCGACAACCAACTGGCAGGCAAGCTGCGGCAAAACGAGATGGACTTTGATGAAATGAGGCGGGCTGCCCAGACGGGTGAGGTTGACCGACTATTCCAGCAAGCTGTTGCAGAGGCACGGGCGCGGTCAAGCAACGCAACTAGCCCAGCTGGCGGTGAGCCCAACCTGTTGGATGACGATTTCGATGAGGGACCTAGCGTGATGGATCAGATCAACAAGGTTGAGGATATcctgaagaagctcaatCTTATCAAGCGGGAGCGAAACCAGGTGCTGAAGGACTTGAAGGACAAG GCTCACAACGACGACATCTCCCAAAttctcatcctcaacaagAAGTCGATAGCAAACTACGAGACGCAACTGTTTGAACAGGAATTGGAAAAGTTCAGACCTCACCAGAACCGACTGATACAGGCAAACCACAAACAgtcggccttgatgaagGAGCTTACAAGCACGTTCAACAAGCTTCTGCAGGACAAGCGGGTACAGTCGGAGCAGAACAAGTACGAGACAATTCAGCGACAGCGATCGTCGGTCATCAACCGGTATAAGCGGGCATACCAGGAGTTCCTGGATCTGGTTGCAGGACTACAGAGCGCCAAGAATTGGTACTCGGAGATGCGTGAGACGGTGGAGAGCCTGGAAAAGAACGTCGAAACGTTTGTCAACAACCGGAGATCGGAGGGCGCGCAACTCCTCAACCAGATCGAACAGGATCGGTCGACGAGCAAGAACTCGCATGCCGAGATGGAGCGGGAGAGGCTTCGAGAGCTCATGGACCGAATGTCGATGGACCCGAGCAAGTCGGCATCACCTCAACCGCAAGCCACGAACCGACCTACACCAGCGCCCGTGTTTCAACAGGGGCAGGGCCCTCGATACACGCAGTCGAGCTTCACAGGGCAGTATCAGGTACCCagctcgccgccgccaaacCAGCAAACAATGCCAGGGCAGCAAGGATATCAGAACTTCAGCGGTGCACCCACATCGCAGTCGTTTGGACCAGCCCCCATCAATACGTTTGTGCAGCCCACGTATAACCCAAGCCAGTACGCGACATCTCCGCCACCGAACCAGACGTCGTTTTCGATGGGCGGTTATCGAGGTGCGGCGTCACCACCTCCCAACCAGACAACGTTTGGACACCAGGCGCATCAATCATTTGGCGGATACGGAGCATCGGCGGCACCTCAACAGACGCAGGGAGGATACGTGCCTCCAGGATTCGTCCCGCCACCTCCTCCCCCAGGTCCACCCCCGTTGGGCCCCCAGCAGACGTTCCATTATGGAAGCCAAGAGTTTCCAAACAGCGCGCATCCTGCCAGCGCGCAGCCCCAGTCAGCAGCGCAACAGCAGCCTCATGATCCATGGGCGGGCTTGAACGCATGGAAgtaa
- a CDS encoding AAA domain-containing protein: MLSASSPITFPKSSPPPPKRAKPHDHGPPKPKARTGPFLVDDDDSDSNDDAEESLDTQPLAKRPRIEDPQEKPSQTSPEVESTTAKPGNDPKPTPEIIDVEARRPVFPIQQDLYSTSIFSRLSSKSFTVRTCKGNTTTIKERKTSSAPTYESMVAARSKTKEGRAKRSYYGIDIHNLMSAASAEIAAKKQTQPQEPSVPVQSIEAPVTTGKKPKRTLLWTEKYRARNFMDLCGDDGTNRLVLRWLKKWDPIVFPGAAKSRPSIARRPGMKQQDEEEKPHRKILMLTGPPGLGKTTLAHVCARQAGYEVMEINASDDRSRDVVKNRIRTSLGTESVKTVSNRKDGDGPQKVARPACVVVDEVDGVVSGSGGSGEGGFVKALIDLVLLDQKNSSGAPASNHHGRKKKGDDFRLMRPLILICNDVYAPALRPLRQSGLAEIIRVGKPTIDSVVGRLKAVFEKESIPCDKDAARKLCEAAWGMTSGIDAKRGAESTVEGDLRGVMVVGEWVAGRFRASPLDGSGRLTRQWIERNVLQDLANGAGGARGIGRGGVKDIISRLFQEGGGFPKPAMNFSESKTKHEQPKAELGFGEYQKKYAMERLRQMIDTSGEISHIMTEVFAEYPNREFNDDLYLTKPNQAYEWLHFHDTCQSRLYSSQEWELSQYLSQPVLACHHLFASPKRYLPSMGYGRRWGGEAEEDTAPPMPFSGPRADYQANEAERQNRAQLQALQSQLTPTLMRSFRSAEDVAAEFLPYLVRLVSPDVKPVVVGGSQGTTASVRKESERAMVKRASEVLAEVGISLQKGKIESESLVNRGAQYVYRMEPDLDTLATFETAASLLLPSAAPTRYAVRQVLDQELRKTNAEREALARQARFQAGNTSGRLESLTKAADARHKKIVEEESAKDASSVKRDFFGRIIVARPVVESGKESTEQRARKTEKERKVWVTYHEGLNNAVRKPMSLQEFMRGL, from the exons ATGTTGTCTGCTTCTTCACCCATCACCTTCCCCAAAAGCTCACCTCCTCCCCCGAAGCGCGCCAAACCCCACGACCATGGCCCTCCTAAACCGAAAGCCCGAACTGGACCATTTCTggtcgatgacgacgactctGACTCGAACGATGATGCCGAGGAATCTTTGGATACACAACCTCTAGCGAAGCGTCCCAGGATCGAGGATCCCCAAGAGAAGCCTTCACAGACAAGCCCTGAAGTCGAGTCGACGACTGCAAAGCCTGGAAACGACCCTAAGCCAACACCAGAAATCATCGACGTGGAAGCCCGGCGGCCAGTATTCCCAATTCAACAAGATCTCTATTCCACATCTATTTTCAGCCGACTGTCGTCCAAATCATTCACAGTCAGGACATGCAAAGGCAACACGACAACGATCAAGGAGCGAAAGACAAGCTCGGCACCCACGTACGAGTCAATGGTTGCAGCTCGGTCAAAGACAAAGGAAGGACGAGCTAAGAGAAGCTACTACGGCATCGATATTCACAATCTCATGAGTGCAGCTTCCGCTGAAATCGCTGCGAAGAAACAAACACAACCACAAGAGCCCAGCGTGCCGGTACAGTCGATCGAGGCCCCAGTGACAACCGGCAAGAAGCCTAAGCGAACGCTACTATGGACGGAGAAATATCGAGCGCGGAATTTTATGGACCTTTGCGGCGACGATGGTACCAATCGACTGGTTTTGCGGTGGTTGAAGAAATGGGATCCCATCGTGTTTCCAGGAGCGGCCaagtcgaggccatcaatcGCAAGACGGCCGGGAATGAAGCaacaagacgaagaagagaagccgCACCGAAAGATTCTGATGCTTACGGGACCCCCCGGTTTGGGAAAGACGACATTGGCACATGTATGCGCCAGGCAGGCTGGCTACGAGGTTATGGAGATCAACGCCAGCGACGACCGAAGTCGTGATGTCGTGAAGAATCGGATTCGGACAAGCTTGGGCACAGAGAGTGTCAAGACGGTTAGCAACCGCAAAGACGGCGATGGACCCCAGAAGGTGGCCAGGCCAGCGTGTGTCGTGGTAGACGAAGTCGACGGTGTCGTGTCGGGTTCAGGAGGCTCAGGGGAAGGTGGCTTTGTCAAGGCGCTGATAGATCTTGTCCTTCTGGACCAGAAGAACTCTTCAGGGGCTCCGGCATCAAACCATCATGggcgcaagaagaagggtgatGACTTTCGACTCATGCGTCCCCTGATTCTCATCTGCAACGATGTCTACGCGCCTGCACTTCGACCACTCCGACAATCGGGTCTGGCGGAAATCATCCGTGTCGGCAAGCCCACCATCGACTCAGTCGTTGGTCGTCTCAAGGCTGTTTTTGAGAAGGAGAGTATTCCTTGTGACAAGGATGCCGCTCGAAAGCTCTGTGAGGCAGCCTGGGGCATGACCAGTGGCATTGATGCCAAACGAGGTGCTGAGAGCACTGTCGAGGGTGACCTTCGAGGTGTCATGGTGGTTGGCGAATGGGTCGCAGGGCGTTTCCGAGCATCGCCCCTAGATGGCTCAGGCCGCCTTACTCGACAATGGATAGAACGCAATGTTCTCCAAGATCTGGCCAACGGCGCTGGCGGCGCTCGTGGAATTGGCCGCGGTGGTGTCAAAGACATCATCTCACGTCTGTTCCAGGAAGGCGGCGGCTTTCCCAAGCCGGCGATGAACTTTTCAGAATCCAAGACAAAGCACGAGCAGCCAAAGGCGGAACTGGGCTTTGGCGAGTACCAGAAGAAGTATGCCATGGAGCGTCTACGGCAGATGATTGACACGAGCGGCGAGATCAGTCACATCATGACCGAGGTGTTTGCCGAGTATCCCAACCGCGAGTTCAATGATGACCTCTACCTGACAAAGCCTAACCAGGCGTATGAGTGGCTTCACTTCCACGATACTTGCCAGTCACGGCTATACTCTAGTCAGGAGTGGGAACTCTCGCAGTATCTCAGCCAACCTGTGCTGGCATGTCATCACCTATTCGCTTCACCGAAGCGGTATCTGCCCAGTATGGGCTACGGCCGTCGTTGGGGTGGTGAAGCCGAGGAGGATACCGCGCCTCCTATGCCCTTCTCGGGCCCTCGCGCCGACTATCAAGCCAATGAAGCTGAGAGGCAGAATCGAGCTCAGCTTCAGGCTCTGCAGAGTCAACTTACCCCCACGCTCATGCGATCGTTCCGCAGTGCTGAGGATGTGGCTGCTGAATTCCTCCCGTATCTAGTGCGTCTTGTGTCCCCTGACGTCAAGCCTGTCGTCGTGGGTGGAAGTCAGGGGACCACAGCTAGTGTACGCAAGGAGAGCGAGCGTGCCATGGTTAAGCGTGCGTCCGAGGTACTCGCCGAGGTGGGAATTTCTCTGCAAAAGGGAAAAATTGAGAGTGAATCGCTGGTCAATCGGGGGGCGCAGTACGTCTACCGAATGGAACC GGATCTCGACACTCTCGCCACATTCGAGACTGCTGCTTCACTGCTCCTCCCCTCAGCGGCGCCTACGCGCTACGCCGTGCGGCAAGTGCTTGACCAAGAACTTCGCAAGACGAATGCAGAGCGCGAAGCTCTTGCTCGCCAGGCACGGTTCCAAGCTGGCAACACCTCAGGGCGGCTTGAGAGCCTGACCAAGGCTGCCGATGCTAGGCACAAGAAgattgtcgaggaggaatcTGCCAAGGACGCATCATCCGTCAAGCGAGACTTCTTTGGCCGCATCATTGTGGCAAGACCAGTTGTAGAGTCTGGAAAGGAGAGCACAGAACAGAGAGCGCGCAAGACGGAAAAGGAGCGCAAGGTGTGGGTGACGTACCACGAAGGGTTGAATAATGCTGTGAGGAAACCCATGTCGTTGCAGGAGTTTATGAGAGGCCTATAA
- a CDS encoding S4 domain-containing protein yields the protein MRKPWRFYSLNRPKLRQSWNKYNLYNIARAAGREPLVKGRATFFQQKWAAKSKTRGYHGEHIPEKKWVRLFSRRLLSSVDLPPEYLAANDGSEQAAGRGSGLSTSKVTAESYSRVSQGSTKVRSLSHPAQRKSGYGDVNEMLSQHFENMTPYMQMTFAPLERRLDTAVFRAMFASSVRQARQFIIHGAVKVNGKKMVHPSYALNPGDMFQVQVEKVLYGTGEQKKPDESVKQSRESLKNKEEKTKEWGLNKRSRILEHLAAKEGESAKPSDAQLADESLDEQRAEMQVQWRRVKNLRSTAREILKGGSDLKNLSAKQKKELRLFRDTAQRFLSLPEDSKLSARDLLNEIQSQIEKLGSVESFRKADPAPSAEETEEQKLQREEKEEKELQFKTRALEEGMDGFKDDRERARAARILAREDLTQDEIRRLAAIMRRDAENPIDDSKPYATPWRPRPYMSAFAFIPRYLEVNPNICAAVYLRHPVARKGMAEVPTPFSYLTSQLAHNWYLGRG from the exons ATGCGCAAGCCGTGGAGATTCTACAGTCTCAACCGCCCA AAACTGAGGCAATCATGGAACAAGTACAACTTGTATAATATCGCTCGTGCGGCCGGCCGAGAGCCCCTCGTCAAGGGCCGAGCGACCTTTTTCCAGCAAAAGTGGGCGGCCAAGTCGAAAACCCGAGGCTACCACGGCGAGCACATCCCCGAGAAGAAATGGGTGCGACTCTTTTCCCGAcgtctcctctcctccgtcGACCTCCCCCCGGAGTATCTCGCCGCCAATGATGGTTCCGAGCAGGCGGCTGGTCGTGGTTCAGGCTTGAGCACCTCCAAGGTGACGGCCGAGTCCTACTCCCGAGTCTCCCAAGGCAGCACCAAGGTCCGGAGTCTCTCCCATCCTGCTCAGCGGAAATCTGGCTATGGCGATGTCAACGAGATGCTGTCTCAGCATTTTGAGAACATGACACCATACATGCAAATGACTTTTGCGCCCCTGGAGCGAAGACTCGACACAGCAGTTTTCCGCGCCATGTTTGCCAGTAGTGTGCGACAGGCTCGCCAATTCATTATTCACGGAGCCGTCAAGGTCAATGGCAAGAAG ATGGTTCATCCGTCTTATGCCTTGAACCCTGGCGATATGTTTCAAGTCCAGGTTGAGAAGGTTCTGTATGGAACTGGAGAGCAAAAGAAGCCCGATGAGTCGGTCAAGCAGAGCAGGGAATCCCTCAAGAataaggaggagaagaccaaggagtGGGGTCTCAACAAGCGCTCTCGAATCCTGGAGCACCTGGCTGCCAAGGAGGGAGAGTCTGCCAAGCCCAGCGATGCGCAGCTCGCTGACGAATCGCTCGACGAGCAACGTGCTGAGATGCAGGTCCAATGGCGCCGTGTCAAGAACCTTCGAAGCACGGCTCGAGAGATTCTGAAGGGTGGCAGTGATCTCAAGAACCTATCCGCtaagcagaagaaggagctcCGTTTGTTCCGTGACACTGCTCAGCGTTTCCTCTCTCTACCAGAGGATAGCAAGCTGAGCGCTAGGGACCTCCTCAACGAGATTCAATCTCAGATTGAGAAGCTGGGCTCTGTAGAGAGCTTCCGAAAGGCTGACCCTGCCCCCTCCGCAGAGGAGACCGAGGAGCAGAAGCTTCaacgagaagagaaggaagagaaggagctgCAGTTCAAGACAAGAGCCTTGGAGGAGGGTATGGATGGTTTCAAGGATGACCGAGAGCGTGCCCGTGCTGCTCGCATTCTCGCCCGAGAAGACCTCACCCAGGACGAGATCCGCCGTCTCGCCGCCATCATGAGGAGGGACGCCGAGAACCCCATCGACGATTCAAAGCCTTATGCGACCCCCTGGCGACCCCGGCCCTACATGTCGGCCTTTGCCTTCATCCCTCGCTACCTCGAGGTCAACCCCAACATCTGCGCCGCCGTCTACCTGCGCCACCCCGTGGCGAGGAAGGGCATGGCCGAGGTTCCCACGCCTTTCAGCTACCTGACCAGCCAGCTGGCTCACAACTGGTACCTGGGACGGGGCTGA
- a CDS encoding Zn(2)-C6 fungal-type domain-containing protein yields the protein MEEPRLSTPQQPGPSAPNPGATRKKSRRGADPSGQKRRCVSTACIACRKRKSKCDGAVPSCAACSSVYGTECVYDPNSDHRRKGVYREKVDSMKARNSTLQILIEAILNAEEEEVPEIVHKIRTCNSLDAVAEQFLKQQQTPEPQQQENEDNDDLDHSNDNYTTEPVQGERDLARKMGELRLENGAVRFIGGTSHLIYLGDPNHEEADPNPEQFVSGEDPITSWTRVTQDTQLITHLINMYFNWHYPYFTTLSKTTFFRDFMRGKAGLGRGTAYCSSLLVNAMLALGCHFTSVAGAYGTPGDNRTKGDHFFAEAKRLIVENDEYEKPRLVTVQALALMSVREAGCAREAKGWVYSGMSFRMAEDIGLNLDVGQLDKERMSDYEIDARRITFWGCYLFDKCWSNYLGRLPQIPKSSFNVSKFDVFPDEDAESWSPYTDSGFDQTFKQPSRTRAIALQMSKLSEISSDLLAFFYHPSTIGKSSGKAVELKKLSELHRRLEEWRKDLPKEFEPKDGQLPNVLLMHMFFHLQYIHLFRPFLKYSPAASPLPPHVSPRRICTANAGAISKLLRLYKKLWNLRQICNIAVYMVHSACTIHLLNLPEKTARRDITHGVKHLEEIAEDWLCARRTLTILSVLARKWNCELPEDAAFVLQRADEKYGTYSTSDVPSPQSNMAASPLSDGGLGLKTGGDYSPLTQYSRTQLARPMQQIQQQQPQRSVTDPMTTSAPLSNASLAQQQGMSAKGSNLAFCADSMGGWGPVPVSTSMPSYQPTFGSVNRNGIPTSSPGISSSNQPTSNRPMRMDGQEWFLNDSARWHQSFEAWQMANSGQDNSVFLFGDSTNQDTPASNPESNASMQNEVNDQMAAFDGLGATLSGGGWLPGLD from the exons ATGGAGGAGCCGCGTCTAAGCACGCCGCAGCAGCCCGGTCCATCAGCCCCCAACCCGGGCGCAACACGGAAGAAGTCACGCAGAGGTGCCGATCCTTCGGGCCAGAAGCGGCGATGCGTCAGCACAGCCTGTATCGCCTGTCGGAAACGCAAGTCCAAGTGTGACGGAGCTGTTCCTAGTTGTGCAGCTTGCTCCAGCGTTTACGGTACTGAGTGTGTCTATGATCCCAACTCTGATCATCGGCGCAAGGGCGTCTACCGTGAAAAGGTCGACAGCATGAAAGCTCGAAATTCGACTTTGCAGATTCTTATCGAAGCTATCCTGAAcgcggaggaggaagaagttcCTGAAATTGTCCACAAGATCCGAACCTGCAATAGCCTTGATGCTGTTGCTGAGCAGTTTCTCAAGCAGCAACAAACACCAGAACCACAGCAGCAAGAAAATGAGGACAACGATGACTTGGATCACTCGAATGACAACTATACCACAGAGCCTGTGCAGGGTGAGAGGGATCTCGCTCGGAAGATGGGCGAGCTGAGACTCGAGAATGGCGCCGTTCGCTTCATCGGTGGcacatctcatctcatctatCTGGGTGATCCGAATCATGAAGAAGCCGATCCAAACCCGGAACAATTTGTATCTGGAGAGGATCCCATAACATCCTGGACTCGCGTCACTCAGGACACTCAACTCATCACTCACCTGATCAACATGTACTTCAACTGGCACTACCCCTACTTTACTACTCTCTCCAAGACCACGTTCTTCCGGGATTTCATGAGAGGCAAGGCTGGACTGGGGAGGGGTACTGCGTATTGCTCGTCGCTACTGGTCAACGCCATGCTTGCCCTTGGATGCCATTTCACGAGCGTTGCCGGAGCCTATGGAACGCCGGGCGATAACCGGACAAAGGGCGACCACTTCTTTGCTGAGGCGAAGCGCTTGATTGTCGAAAACGACGAATATGAGAAACCACGGTTAGTTACCGTCCAGGCCCTAGCACTCATGTCGGTCCGGGAAGCTGGTTGCGCCCGTGAAGCAAAAGGCTGGGTATACAGCGGTATGAGTTTCCGTATGGCAGAAGATATTGGCCTAAACCTGGACGTTGGCCAACTTGACAAGGAACGCATGAGCGACTACGAGATCGATGCCAGGCGAATTACCTTCTGGGGTTGTTATTTGTTCGACAAGTGTTGGTCAAACTATCTTGGAAGACTCCCGCAGATTCCCAAGAGTTCTTTCAATGTCTCCAAGTTTGATGTCTTTCCTGACGAGGATGCTGAATCGTGGTCACCTTACACCGACAGCGGGTTTGATCAGACATTCAAGCAACCGTCAAGAACCCGAGCCATCGCCCTCCAGATGTCGAAACTTTCCGAGATTAGCAGTGATCTACTCGCATTCTTCTACCATCCGAGCACCATTGGAAAGTCCAGTGGCAAAGCCgtggagctcaagaagctgagCGAGTTGCATCGCCGCTTGGAAGAATGGAGAAAGGACCTTCCAAAGGAGTTTGAGCCCAAGGATGGCCAATTACCAAATGTGCTCCTTATGCA CATGTTTTTCCATCTTCAATACATTCACCTTTTCCGACCATTTTTGAAATACTCACCGGCTGCTTCTCCCCTCCCACCGCACGTTTCACCTCGGCGCATATGCACGGCAAATGCGGGCGCCATCTCAAAGCTTCTCCGGTTATACAAGAAACTCTGGAATCTGCGACAGATCTGCAACATCGCCGTTTACATGGTGCATAGCGCATGCACAATTCACTTGCTAAACCTCCCCGAGAAAACCGCCAGAAGAGATATCACGCATGGAGTGAAGCATCTCGAAGAGATTGCTGAAGATTGGCTTTGTGCAAGACGAACTCTTACCATCCTGAGCGTTCTCGCTAGAAAGTGGAATTGTGAACTTCCTGAGGACGCTGCATTTGTGCTTCAACGAGCAGATGAGAAGTACGGAACTTACAGCACGTCTGATGTTCCTTCACCTCAATCGAATATGGCTGCCTCGCCGCTTTCGGATGGTGGCCTGGGCCTCAAGACAGGAGGCGACTATAGCCCCTTGACTCAGTACTCTCGAACACAACTCGCGCGACCCATGCAACAAatccagcaacagcaaccacAGCGATCTGTAACGGATCCCATGACGACAAGTGCCCCACTCTCGAATGCTAGCTTGGCTCAGCAACAAGGCATGTCGGCAAAAGGATCCAACTTGGCTTTCTGTGCCGATTCGATGGGTGGATGGGGACCTGTCCCTGTATCGACGTCGATGCCATCCTACCAACCAACGTTTGGATCTGTCAACCGCAATGGCATACCGACCAGCAGCCCGGGTATATCTTCTAGCAACCAGCCAACTTCAAATCGACCAATGAGGATGGACGGCCAAGAATGGTTCTTGAATGACAGCGCGAGGTGGCACCAAAGCTTTGAAGCCTGGCAGATGGCCAACAGCGGGCAGGACAATTCAGTGTTTCTGTTTGGCGATTCTACCAACCAAGATACGCCTGCCAGCAACCCAGAGAGCAATGCAAGCATGCAGAACGAAGTTAACGACCAGATGGCAGCATTTGATGGGCTAGGGGCGACACTGTCAGGAGGCGGGTGGCTACCTGGTCTGGACTAA